Proteins from a genomic interval of Psychrobacter urativorans:
- a CDS encoding TrmH family RNA methyltransferase translates to MTSYFNELITSDKNQTVKLAKALLTQARQRKKLGLTVLEGTHLIDAALRSDYPFVQILVAESAQTHSEVQQILTRLPTYTPILTLSDALYTSIRSLGTGIDIMAIVTIPTPRLAAIHEDCLILNDVQDSGNVGTLLRTAAAVGINTILCTSATAQAWSPKTLRAGMGAQFALTVYEGLSNADILDYVKVPLFATSSHTDTLIYEHDLRAPMAWIMGHEGQGVCAELMQCATPIALPQPNGQESLNVAIAGSLCLYETLRQRQYS, encoded by the coding sequence ATGACATCGTATTTTAATGAGCTGATTACCTCAGATAAGAACCAAACGGTAAAACTGGCAAAAGCGTTATTGACCCAAGCTCGTCAGCGTAAAAAACTGGGACTGACCGTACTCGAAGGTACGCATTTAATTGATGCCGCCTTGCGTAGTGATTATCCGTTTGTACAAATTTTGGTCGCAGAATCCGCACAAACGCATAGCGAGGTGCAGCAAATTTTAACGCGTTTGCCGACCTATACGCCTATCTTAACCTTGTCCGATGCGTTGTATACCAGTATTCGCAGTTTAGGTACAGGCATTGACATTATGGCGATAGTCACCATACCAACGCCACGTTTGGCGGCGATTCATGAGGATTGTCTCATTCTTAACGATGTGCAAGACAGTGGCAATGTTGGCACGCTGCTACGTACTGCCGCCGCCGTTGGTATTAACACCATCCTATGCACCAGTGCCACAGCACAAGCATGGTCACCCAAAACCTTACGAGCAGGTATGGGGGCGCAGTTTGCTTTGACGGTCTATGAAGGGTTAAGTAACGCTGATATCTTAGACTATGTCAAAGTGCCGTTGTTTGCCACCAGTTCACACACCGATACCTTGATTTATGAGCATGATTTGCGTGCGCCAATGGCATGGATAATGGGGCACGAAGGGCAAGGCGTTTGCGCTGAGCTGATGCAATGTGCAACACCTATTGCACTACCGCAGCCCAATGGTCAAGAAAGCTTGAATGTCGCTATCGCTGGCTCGTTATGTCTGTATGAAACATTACGTCAACGCCAATATAGTTAA
- a CDS encoding electron transfer flavoprotein subunit alpha/FixB family protein gives MAILVYAEHDNASLKKATLNTIAAAKQMGDEVHVLVAGRGNQAVADEAAKAEGVSKVLLADNAAYEHQMAENIALLVVSIADGYSHIIAPATTTGKNFMPRVAALLDVSMISDITAVIDAHTFERPIYAGNATATVKTTEDKIVLTVRTTGFDPVADTGGTATIETIDNVQESGKASFVNEEMAKSDRPELTSARIVVSGGRALANGENFTKYIEPLADKLGAAIGASRAAVDAGYVPNDMQVGQTGKIVAPDLYIAAGISGAIQHLAGMKDSKVIVAINNDSDAPIASVADYFLEADLFTALPELTSKL, from the coding sequence ATGGCAATTTTGGTATATGCAGAACATGACAATGCCAGTCTAAAAAAGGCAACTTTAAATACAATCGCTGCTGCTAAGCAAATGGGTGATGAGGTTCATGTCTTAGTCGCTGGACGTGGTAATCAAGCGGTTGCGGACGAAGCGGCAAAGGCTGAAGGCGTCAGTAAAGTACTACTTGCTGATAACGCGGCTTATGAACATCAAATGGCAGAAAATATCGCCCTATTAGTGGTAAGTATCGCAGACGGTTACAGTCATATTATTGCACCTGCTACTACGACTGGCAAAAACTTTATGCCGCGTGTTGCCGCTTTACTTGATGTCAGTATGATATCTGATATTACTGCTGTCATTGATGCGCACACCTTTGAACGCCCTATTTATGCCGGTAATGCCACGGCAACAGTAAAAACAACTGAAGATAAAATTGTGTTGACTGTACGTACCACAGGTTTTGATCCAGTAGCCGATACAGGTGGTACAGCTACTATTGAAACCATTGATAATGTGCAAGAGTCTGGTAAGGCAAGCTTTGTTAACGAAGAAATGGCAAAATCTGACCGTCCAGAATTAACCTCTGCTAGAATCGTGGTATCAGGTGGTCGTGCATTGGCAAATGGCGAAAACTTCACTAAATACATTGAGCCGTTGGCAGATAAGCTTGGTGCTGCTATTGGCGCATCGCGCGCTGCTGTTGATGCCGGCTATGTACCTAATGATATGCAGGTCGGTCAAACGGGTAAAATCGTTGCGCCAGACTTATATATTGCCGCTGGTATTTCAGGCGCTATTCAGCATTTAGCGGGTATGAAAGACTCTAAAGTTATCGTTGCAATTAACAACGATTCAGATGCGCCTATCGCCAGTGTGGCTGATTATTTCTTAGAAGCGGATTTATTTACAGCGCTACCTGAATTGACCAGCAAGCTTTAA
- a CDS encoding electron transfer flavoprotein subunit beta/FixA family protein has product MKALVAVKRVIDYNVKVRVKADNSGVDLTNTKMSINPFDEIAVEEAVRLKEAGVIDEIIVASIGPKESQEQIRAALALGADRGVLVQTDAKPYPLQVAKILKSIAEQEGTDIILLGKQAIDDDNNQTGQMLAALMGIGQGTFASEVKVAGDTVNVTREVDGGLQTVALALPAVITTDLRLNEPRYAKLPNIMKAKKKPLDEKTPADFGVDMTSKQEVIKVVPPAERKAGIKVGSVDELIDKLRNEAKVI; this is encoded by the coding sequence ATGAAAGCATTAGTCGCGGTCAAGCGTGTTATCGATTATAACGTTAAAGTTCGAGTCAAAGCGGATAACTCTGGTGTAGATTTAACGAATACTAAAATGTCGATCAATCCTTTTGATGAGATAGCGGTTGAAGAAGCGGTACGTTTAAAAGAAGCGGGCGTTATTGATGAAATTATCGTTGCTTCTATTGGTCCAAAAGAATCACAAGAGCAAATCCGTGCCGCATTAGCATTGGGCGCTGACCGTGGGGTGTTGGTTCAAACCGATGCTAAGCCTTATCCGCTACAGGTCGCAAAAATTCTAAAAAGTATTGCTGAGCAAGAAGGTACTGATATTATCCTGTTAGGCAAACAAGCCATTGATGATGATAACAATCAAACGGGTCAAATGCTTGCCGCATTGATGGGTATCGGTCAAGGAACATTCGCGTCAGAAGTGAAAGTTGCAGGCGATACCGTCAATGTTACTCGTGAAGTAGATGGTGGGCTACAAACGGTCGCTCTAGCGCTACCTGCGGTGATTACGACTGACTTACGCTTGAATGAACCACGCTACGCTAAGCTACCAAACATCATGAAAGCGAAGAAAAAGCCACTAGATGAAAAAACGCCAGCTGATTTTGGTGTTGATATGACGTCTAAGCAAGAAGTGATTAAAGTTGTTCCACCTGCTGAGCGTAAAGCCGGTATCAAGGTAGGTTCAGTTGATGAGTTGATTGATAAGCTCAGAAATGAAGCAAAAGTAATTTAA
- a CDS encoding cold-shock protein — translation MSDKVEGTVKWFNEAKGFGFIAQDNGGQDVFAHYSAIQGNGFKTLAEGQKVSFILGDGKKGPQAEQIEAI, via the coding sequence ATGTCAGATAAAGTTGAAGGCACTGTAAAGTGGTTTAATGAAGCTAAAGGTTTTGGTTTCATCGCTCAAGACAACGGCGGACAAGATGTATTCGCTCACTACAGCGCTATCCAAGGTAACGGCTTCAAAACTCTAGCCGAAGGCCAAAAAGTGTCTTTCATCTTAGGTGATGGCAAAAAAGGCCCACAAGCTGAGCAAATCGAAGCTATCTAA
- the ilvC gene encoding ketol-acid reductoisomerase yields the protein MNVFYDKDCDLSIIQGKKVAIIGYGSQGHAHALNLQESGVDVTVGLRADSGSWKKAENAGLKVAEVADAVKAADVVMILTPDEFQKALYQNEIEPNIKEGATLAFAHGFAIHYNQVEPRSDLDVIMVAPKAPGHTVRNEFVKGGGIPDLIAIYQDASGQAKQLALSYAAGVGGGRSGIIETTFKDETETDLFGEQAVLCGGAVELVKMGFETLTEAGYAPEMAYFECLHELKLIVDLMYEGGIADMNYSISNNAEYGEYVTGPEVINEQSREAMRNALKRIQSGEYAKMFISEGATNYPSMTARRRNNAEHQIEVTGAKLRAMMPWIGGNKIIDKDKN from the coding sequence ATGAACGTTTTTTATGACAAAGACTGTGATCTATCTATTATCCAAGGCAAAAAAGTTGCTATTATCGGTTACGGCTCACAAGGTCATGCGCATGCATTGAACCTACAAGAATCTGGTGTTGATGTGACTGTTGGTCTACGTGCTGATTCAGGCTCATGGAAAAAAGCTGAAAATGCTGGCTTAAAAGTCGCTGAAGTTGCCGATGCGGTAAAAGCGGCTGACGTCGTCATGATTTTGACGCCTGATGAGTTCCAAAAAGCGCTATATCAAAACGAGATTGAACCTAACATCAAAGAGGGTGCAACCCTTGCCTTTGCTCATGGTTTTGCCATTCACTACAATCAAGTAGAGCCGCGTAGCGATCTTGACGTCATTATGGTTGCCCCTAAAGCACCTGGTCACACCGTACGTAATGAATTCGTAAAAGGTGGTGGTATTCCTGATCTTATCGCTATCTACCAAGATGCTTCTGGTCAAGCCAAACAACTAGCGCTATCTTATGCTGCTGGTGTTGGTGGTGGTCGTTCAGGTATCATCGAAACTACCTTTAAAGACGAAACTGAAACTGACCTTTTTGGTGAGCAAGCAGTACTTTGTGGCGGCGCAGTTGAACTCGTTAAAATGGGCTTTGAAACCTTAACTGAAGCCGGTTATGCACCAGAAATGGCATACTTTGAGTGCTTACATGAGCTAAAGCTTATCGTAGATCTCATGTATGAAGGCGGTATCGCTGACATGAACTATTCAATCAGTAACAACGCTGAATACGGCGAATATGTGACTGGTCCTGAAGTTATCAATGAGCAATCACGTGAAGCGATGCGTAACGCGCTAAAACGTATTCAGTCTGGCGAATACGCGAAAATGTTCATCTCTGAAGGTGCGACTAACTATCCATCAATGACTGCTCGTCGTCGTAACAATGCTGAGCATCAAATTGAAGTAACTGGTGCTAAATTGCGCGCTATGATGCCATGGATTGGTGGTAACAAAATCATTGATAAAGATAAAAACTAA
- the ilvN gene encoding acetolactate synthase small subunit encodes MQQQHLISVLMENEAGSLSRLIGLFSQRGYNIETLNVAPTEDPSISRLTLTTITSPEKIEQVTKQLHKLIEVVKVLNLSNTVHVERELMLIKVRATGSSRDEIKRSADIFRAQIVDVNANLYTIQIVGDTAKLDGFIDVIGRERILEVVRSGVIGIARGEKTLSV; translated from the coding sequence ATGCAACAACAACATCTGATTTCGGTATTAATGGAAAACGAAGCGGGGTCGTTGTCGCGCTTGATCGGTTTATTCTCTCAGCGTGGTTATAACATTGAAACATTAAACGTTGCGCCTACAGAAGATCCGTCTATTTCACGCTTAACCTTGACTACTATTACCTCACCTGAGAAAATCGAGCAGGTCACCAAACAATTGCATAAATTGATTGAAGTGGTGAAAGTATTAAATTTATCAAATACCGTGCATGTTGAGCGCGAATTAATGCTGATTAAAGTTCGTGCGACAGGCAGTAGTCGTGATGAAATTAAACGCAGCGCGGATATCTTTCGTGCACAAATTGTCGATGTGAATGCCAATCTATACACGATTCAAATCGTTGGTGACACTGCTAAGCTTGATGGCTTTATTGACGTTATTGGGCGCGAACGTATTTTAGAAGTCGTGCGTTCAGGCGTGATTGGTATCGCTCGCGGTGAAAAAACACTCAGTGTATAA
- a CDS encoding acetolactate synthase 3 large subunit produces the protein MLTGAEMLVQALTDEGVKYIFGYPGGAVLHIYDALFKQENIEHILVRHEQAAGHMADAYSRVTGDTGVVLATSGPGATNTVTAIATAFMDSVPMVVIAGQVPSSLIGEDAFQETDMIGVSRPIVKHSFQVRHASEIPEIVKKAFYIAASGRPGPVVIDIPKDMTAPNEKFAYEYPEEVFVRSYQPSIKGHGGQIKKAVETLLAAKRPVVYAGGGVIWSKAHEELTDLAHRLNLPVTNTLMGLGTFPGDDSQFLGMLGMHGRYEANMSMHHADVILAIGARFDDRVTNNVKKFCPNATIIHIDIDPTSISKTIFTHIPIVGDVKSVLTDMLEIIGTDKELDQPALLDWWSQINEWRKRHGLRYDTSTEHGIKPQAAVQALDRVTNSNAIITSDVGQHQMFAALYYTYKEPGQWLNSGGLGTMGVGLPYAMAAKLAHPERDVVCITGEGSIQMNIQELSTCLQYNLPVKILNLNNAQLGMVKQWQDMLYDGRHAQSYMNSLPDFVKLAESYGHVGIKITDPETMEAQLAEAMAMKDKLVFIDVYIDRNEHVYPMQIAGQTMRDMWLSKGERT, from the coding sequence ATGCTGACCGGTGCTGAAATGCTGGTACAGGCACTGACCGATGAAGGTGTCAAATACATCTTCGGTTATCCAGGTGGCGCAGTTCTGCATATCTATGATGCTTTGTTCAAACAAGAGAACATTGAACACATTCTCGTGCGTCATGAGCAAGCAGCGGGTCATATGGCAGATGCCTATTCACGAGTCACTGGTGATACGGGTGTGGTGCTAGCCACCTCAGGACCTGGCGCGACCAACACTGTTACCGCTATTGCCACTGCCTTTATGGATTCAGTACCAATGGTGGTTATTGCAGGACAAGTACCGAGCAGTTTAATTGGCGAAGATGCTTTCCAAGAAACCGATATGATCGGTGTATCGCGTCCTATCGTTAAGCACAGCTTTCAGGTACGTCATGCGAGCGAAATTCCAGAGATTGTCAAAAAGGCTTTTTATATCGCTGCGTCTGGTCGTCCAGGCCCGGTTGTTATTGATATCCCTAAAGATATGACTGCGCCTAATGAAAAATTTGCTTATGAATATCCAGAAGAGGTATTTGTACGTTCTTATCAGCCTTCTATCAAGGGGCATGGCGGTCAAATCAAAAAAGCCGTTGAAACGTTACTCGCAGCAAAACGTCCTGTAGTCTATGCAGGCGGCGGTGTTATTTGGAGTAAGGCTCACGAAGAGCTGACTGATCTTGCTCATCGTTTGAACTTACCCGTTACCAATACGCTGATGGGTTTGGGTACATTCCCAGGTGATGACAGTCAATTCTTAGGAATGCTGGGCATGCATGGCAGATATGAAGCCAATATGAGTATGCATCATGCGGACGTTATCCTTGCTATTGGTGCACGTTTCGATGATCGTGTGACTAATAATGTCAAAAAATTCTGCCCAAATGCCACTATCATTCATATTGATATTGACCCGACGTCTATCTCAAAAACTATTTTTACACATATTCCTATTGTAGGCGATGTGAAGTCAGTATTAACAGATATGTTAGAGATTATCGGTACTGATAAAGAGTTAGATCAGCCTGCATTATTAGATTGGTGGTCACAGATTAATGAATGGCGTAAGCGTCATGGTTTGCGTTATGACACCAGTACTGAGCATGGTATTAAACCGCAAGCTGCTGTACAGGCGTTAGATAGAGTGACTAATAGTAACGCTATTATAACGAGCGACGTTGGTCAGCATCAGATGTTTGCCGCGCTTTATTATACTTATAAAGAGCCAGGTCAGTGGCTAAATTCAGGTGGTTTGGGTACGATGGGCGTTGGCTTACCCTATGCGATGGCAGCTAAGCTTGCTCATCCTGAGCGTGATGTCGTATGTATCACCGGTGAAGGCTCTATTCAGATGAATATCCAAGAGCTATCAACGTGCCTGCAATATAATCTACCAGTCAAAATATTAAACTTAAACAATGCACAGTTGGGCATGGTGAAGCAGTGGCAAGATATGCTTTATGATGGTCGTCACGCCCAGTCTTATATGAACTCGTTGCCAGATTTTGTCAAATTAGCCGAAAGCTATGGTCACGTTGGTATCAAGATCACCGACCCTGAAACTATGGAAGCACAATTGGCTGAAGCGATGGCAATGAAAGATAAATTGGTATTTATTGACGTGTATATCGATCGTAATGAGCATGTGTATCCGATGCAAATCGCGGGGCAAACGATGCGTGATATGTGGTTATCAAAAGGGGAGCGTACCTAA
- a CDS encoding DUF4124 domain-containing protein: protein MTTSHALQVYKSIGAHGEVKYSQHQPQNGKNVELIEFRSDGRQSDAGKLAGKTDANQNTPTQNPEEQRVAQLEARIKEQESNANAQRCQSLRNNLTNLNVGGRIYEMDTNGKRQYLDSREIEVKRERVQQAITQYCS from the coding sequence ATGACTACCAGTCATGCGCTTCAGGTTTATAAATCTATTGGCGCTCATGGTGAGGTTAAATACAGCCAACATCAGCCACAGAACGGTAAAAATGTTGAGCTTATTGAGTTTCGTAGCGATGGTCGCCAAAGTGATGCCGGCAAGTTGGCAGGTAAAACAGACGCGAACCAAAATACGCCTACACAAAACCCTGAAGAGCAACGGGTAGCACAGCTAGAAGCTCGCATTAAGGAGCAAGAATCAAATGCGAATGCACAGCGCTGTCAATCTCTGCGTAATAACTTAACCAATCTTAATGTGGGTGGGCGTATTTATGAGATGGATACGAATGGCAAACGCCAATATCTCGATAGCCGCGAAATTGAAGTCAAACGAGAGCGCGTTCAGCAAGCAATTACTCAATACTGCAGCTAA
- a CDS encoding bifunctional ADP-dependent NAD(P)H-hydrate dehydratase/NAD(P)H-hydrate epimerase translates to MHIPPSSRLLQNTKPVALYSSQQVYAMEQEWFAQGYDSFALMQQAAWQMTQHIINIYYQKQSCIANGVACRHDDRQPRVSIWVGSGNNGGDGWLIAHYLQQAGWQVQVITVGIENIENSNAFADMDSAVVSDAIKAQRMAVAAYCSYQRFEDSEFVLHNQENRLMQADVYVDALFGIGLDRALTSIYKQAIQSFNQVVKSSHTLSKHALVIAVDIPSGLVASTGQVFEQVAIQADVTLCLIARKFGLHTKDGMDYAGEVLDIPLIPYTKIKPVALLLNRAHGLSVRRQNSYKGSYGHVLIIGGNRIDGSQGMGGAAILASASAMATGAGKMTVACHQAFHGALLTSLPDAMTIDLHDQKGVKHLIKEASVIAIGMGFGRDETAKVLFIDYMQAAMTEGKSIVIDADGLYHLASLQIDKHSVVGQLREYSTKHKVCLTPHSGEAARLLDKSVAEVEMDRLAAIKQCADIYGGSWVLKGAGSLILEQVLEPTLEQELEERHVYVCGVGNAGMATAGMGDVLSGVTAGLLAQQDLADDQRSLRQAVLIHGLAGDVLVHQQSCPSNKNVSLFIGERGLQAQDMPAAIRHVMHLITI, encoded by the coding sequence ATGCACATACCGCCTTCTTCTCGTTTATTACAGAATACAAAGCCCGTTGCGCTATATAGCAGCCAGCAAGTTTATGCAATGGAGCAGGAGTGGTTTGCGCAGGGTTATGATAGTTTTGCGCTTATGCAGCAAGCCGCATGGCAAATGACTCAGCATATTATTAATATCTATTACCAAAAACAATCCTGTATTGCTAATGGAGTTGCTTGTAGGCACGATGATAGACAGCCACGAGTGAGTATTTGGGTAGGAAGCGGTAATAATGGCGGTGATGGTTGGCTGATTGCGCATTATTTACAACAAGCTGGCTGGCAAGTACAAGTTATCACGGTCGGTATTGAGAACATTGAAAATAGCAATGCCTTTGCTGATATGGATTCGGCTGTAGTATCTGATGCCATAAAAGCACAGCGCATGGCAGTAGCCGCTTATTGTTCCTATCAACGTTTTGAGGACAGTGAGTTTGTTCTTCACAATCAAGAAAATAGGCTGATGCAGGCTGATGTCTACGTTGATGCACTATTTGGTATCGGGCTTGATCGTGCGCTTACCAGTATTTATAAACAGGCTATTCAGAGCTTTAATCAGGTTGTAAAATCCAGTCATACCTTATCTAAGCACGCATTGGTAATTGCGGTTGATATTCCAAGTGGGCTAGTGGCATCTACCGGTCAGGTGTTTGAGCAGGTGGCGATACAAGCCGATGTGACTTTGTGTTTGATTGCGCGTAAATTCGGTTTACATACCAAAGACGGCATGGATTATGCGGGAGAAGTGCTTGATATTCCGTTGATACCTTATACCAAAATAAAGCCAGTTGCTCTGCTCCTTAATCGTGCGCATGGTTTGTCTGTACGTCGGCAAAACAGCTATAAAGGCAGTTATGGACACGTATTAATAATTGGTGGTAATCGGATTGATGGCTCACAAGGGATGGGCGGTGCCGCTATATTAGCGTCTGCTAGTGCCATGGCGACAGGCGCGGGTAAAATGACAGTGGCTTGTCATCAGGCTTTTCACGGTGCTTTATTGACGTCGTTGCCTGATGCAATGACCATAGATTTACATGATCAAAAGGGCGTAAAACATCTTATCAAAGAAGCTAGTGTGATTGCGATTGGCATGGGGTTTGGACGCGATGAAACAGCAAAAGTACTGTTTATCGATTATATGCAAGCGGCTATGACAGAGGGTAAATCTATAGTGATAGATGCAGACGGTCTCTATCATTTGGCGTCATTACAGATAGACAAGCATAGCGTAGTCGGTCAGTTGCGAGAATATAGTACCAAGCATAAAGTTTGCTTAACGCCGCATAGTGGCGAGGCGGCACGGTTATTAGATAAAAGCGTCGCGGAGGTAGAAATGGATCGTCTCGCCGCTATCAAACAATGCGCAGATATTTATGGTGGCAGTTGGGTATTAAAAGGGGCAGGTTCCTTAATATTAGAGCAGGTATTAGAGCCGACACTTGAACAGGAATTAGAGGAAAGGCATGTGTACGTCTGTGGCGTTGGTAATGCTGGTATGGCAACGGCTGGCATGGGTGATGTATTATCAGGAGTGACGGCGGGATTATTAGCGCAACAAGACTTAGCAGATGACCAACGCAGCTTACGTCAAGCAGTACTTATTCATGGTTTGGCAGGAGATGTCTTGGTTCATCAACAATCATGTCCCTCTAACAAAAATGTTAGCCTATTCATTGGAGAACGTGGCTTACAGGCACAAGATATGCCTGCTGCCATTCGTCATGTTATGCATTTAATTACAATATAA
- the queG gene encoding tRNA epoxyqueuosine(34) reductase QueG — MTPEDVKHWIKTQAQALGFADCGFLSVHHPLFAQQIEQLQKWLAKGYEGQLQFMHNNHHLRAHPEQLVEGAKTIISVRMDYLTQAPTARTVADNNRPNHGIIARYARGRDYHKTMRNRLKQLALNIEAMLPEWQHLDIGTQADFVFRPFSDSAPIFERPIADAAGLGWTGKHTLLLNKQAGSFFVLGELFISLELPDDKPVKAHCGSCSACIDICPTQAIISPHELNAAACISYLTIEHDGIIDKKYRRAIGNRIFGCDDCQLICPWNRYAKLTAVEDFAPRNNLDDSTLLELWQWQEAEFLQKTQGSPIRRTGYVNFLRNIAIGLGNAEASTDIIVQLHSKLSAHNDILDEHIHWAINEQQDKLSKNKE, encoded by the coding sequence ATGACTCCAGAGGACGTTAAGCACTGGATTAAAACACAGGCTCAAGCACTAGGATTCGCTGATTGCGGCTTTTTATCTGTGCACCATCCGTTATTTGCCCAACAAATTGAGCAGCTGCAAAAATGGCTAGCCAAAGGCTATGAAGGGCAATTGCAATTCATGCATAACAATCATCACCTGCGCGCGCATCCAGAACAGCTAGTAGAGGGCGCAAAAACCATCATCAGTGTGCGCATGGACTATCTGACCCAAGCACCGACAGCGCGAACGGTAGCAGATAACAATCGTCCCAATCACGGCATTATTGCCCGCTATGCACGTGGGCGCGATTATCATAAAACCATGCGTAACCGTCTCAAGCAATTGGCATTAAATATTGAAGCGATGCTGCCAGAGTGGCAACATCTAGATATCGGTACTCAAGCCGATTTTGTTTTTCGCCCATTTAGCGATTCAGCCCCTATTTTTGAGCGACCCATTGCGGATGCAGCGGGGCTTGGTTGGACAGGCAAGCACACCTTACTACTCAACAAGCAAGCGGGCTCATTTTTTGTGTTGGGTGAATTATTTATCAGTTTAGAGCTGCCCGATGATAAACCTGTCAAAGCACATTGCGGCAGTTGTAGCGCTTGCATTGATATCTGCCCAACTCAAGCGATTATCTCGCCTCATGAGCTCAACGCTGCCGCCTGTATCTCCTATTTAACCATCGAGCATGACGGCATAATAGATAAAAAATACCGCCGCGCTATTGGCAATCGCATCTTTGGCTGTGATGACTGTCAGCTGATTTGTCCTTGGAACCGTTATGCTAAGCTGACAGCAGTAGAGGATTTTGCCCCAAGAAACAATCTTGATGACAGCACTCTACTAGAATTATGGCAGTGGCAAGAAGCTGAGTTTTTACAGAAGACTCAAGGTAGTCCCATCAGACGTACTGGTTACGTTAATTTTTTACGAAATATTGCAATTGGGCTTGGGAATGCTGAGGCTAGTACTGACATCATTGTTCAGTTACATTCTAAACTCAGTGCTCACAATGATATTCTTGATGAACATATTCATTGGGCAATCAATGAGCAGCAGGACAAATTAAGCAAAAATAAAGAATAA
- the lysM gene encoding peptidoglycan-binding protein LysM yields MGVFSFAKDIGDKIFNRDDAKHQANTETKAAATTPVAGTPATESEPSAQSVANILLHRIQQQNLNISDLKVKYNGTTDTAEISGAAKTQADREKAIIAIGNVQHVAKVIDNISIEEDAPESTMYTVKSGDSLSKIAQTVYGSTTDYMKIFEANKPMLSDPNKIYPGQVLRIPKP; encoded by the coding sequence ATGGGTGTTTTCAGTTTTGCAAAAGATATTGGTGATAAAATTTTTAACCGTGATGATGCCAAGCATCAAGCAAATACAGAAACCAAAGCGGCAGCAACGACGCCAGTAGCCGGTACACCAGCAACAGAAAGTGAGCCTTCTGCTCAGTCGGTTGCTAATATCCTGCTACATCGTATCCAGCAGCAAAACCTTAATATTAGTGACCTAAAAGTCAAGTATAATGGTACCACTGATACGGCAGAAATCAGTGGTGCGGCTAAAACCCAAGCAGACCGTGAAAAAGCGATTATCGCTATCGGTAATGTCCAGCATGTTGCAAAAGTTATTGATAACATCAGTATTGAAGAAGATGCTCCAGAATCGACGATGTATACAGTAAAATCTGGTGACAGCTTATCTAAAATCGCACAAACGGTGTATGGCTCAACAACTGATTATATGAAAATATTTGAAGCCAATAAGCCAATGCTTTCTGATCCAAATAAGATTTATCCGGGTCAAGTATTGCGTATTCCTAAACCATAA
- the acpP gene encoding acyl carrier protein codes for MSNDTEQRVKAAVAEQLGMNIEDINNEASFMEDLGADSLDLVELVMSFESDFGITIPDEDSAELTTVQKAIDYVQAQL; via the coding sequence ATGAGTAATGATACTGAGCAAAGAGTAAAAGCTGCAGTGGCAGAACAGTTAGGTATGAATATCGAAGACATCAATAACGAAGCTTCTTTCATGGAAGACTTAGGCGCTGATTCATTAGATTTAGTTGAGCTTGTTATGTCATTTGAAAGTGATTTTGGTATCACTATTCCTGATGAAGATTCAGCAGAACTAACTACTGTTCAAAAAGCAATTGACTACGTACAAGCGCAACTGTAG